Within Nocardioides rotundus, the genomic segment TCGGTGACGGGTCCGTCGGTGGAGTGCACGACGACCTGGATGGCGGAGGAGGCGTTGCCGCCGAAGCTCTTCTGGGCGAGCTCGCGCGCGGCGACGGACTCCGAGCCGTCGGCCTGCCAGCCGGCGCCGGACAGGTTGTGCTCGACCTGGGGTGCGAAGGCGCCCAAGCCCACGATGAGGAGCAGCCAGACGGCGGTGACGAGCTTGGCGTGGCTGGTCACCCAGAGGCCGAGGCGGCCGAGGGGTCCGGGGCGGAAGCCGGGTGTGAAGTCGGGGGAGGCGCCCTTCGACGGGGCGGTGGTGGTGCTCATGGATGTTCCGTTCGGTGAGGGTGAGCGATGGGTGTGATCAGAGAAGGGCGGGGACCGCGCGGGCGGCGGTGTAGACGGCGACGCCGAGGACCAGGACGGCGAAGGCCGCCTGGAGGCGGTGGGTGCCGACACGGTCGGCGAGGCGGGCCCCTGCGACGGCTGCTGCCGCCGACGTTGCGGTGAGGACGGCGACGGACGTCCAGTCCGGCGTGGCGCCAGCACCGGCCCGGACTGCCAGCGCTGCGGCGCTGGTGATGGTGATGACCACCAGTGACGTGCCTGCGGCGTACTCCATCGGCAGCGCGAGGGCGAGCAGGAGGGCGGGGACGACGAGGAAGCCGCCGCCGACGCCCAGGAAGCCGGTCAGTGCCCCGACGACGGTGGCGGTCAGCAGCACCTTGAGGGCCCGGGGGCACTGGCAGGCGAACGTCGGGCTGAACGTGATGATCGGGTCGTCCAGGGTGGGCCGCGCGGCGTGCCGAGCGTCGTCTCCGCGACGGTGGCGTAGCTGGCGCCAGGCCAGCGTCCCGCCGACCAGCAGCATCAGGGCGGCGAAGGCGGCCAACAGGACCTCCTCGGAGACCCGATCGGACGCCTCCGCTCCCGCCACCGCCCCGCCGATCGCGACCAGGCCGAAGACCAGGCCGCGGCCGAGCAGCACGTTGCCCGCGCGGTGTGCGGCGATCGCCCCGATCAGGGAGGTGACGCCGACGACCACCAGCGACCCGGTCGTCGCCTGGGAGGCGGACTGGTCGAGCAGGTACACCAGCACCGGCACGGCCAGGATCGAGCCGCCGCCACCGAGTGCCCCCAGGGACAGGCCGATGAGCGCGCCGGCGGCGACGGCGAGGAGCAGTGTCATCTCAGGCGTCGGGCCCGTCGGCACCGTCGGTCGTGTCGGTGCTGTCGTCTTCGGGGCTCACCAGGTGCAGACCGACCTTCTCGGCGTTCTCGAAGGAGTCGTCGACTGCGACGGGGGTCCGGCCGGCGGCGGCGACGAACGAGGCAGCGACCGAGGCGCGGTAGCCGCTGGCGCAGTGCACCCACACCTCACCGGCGGGCACCTCGCCGACGCGACGGGGCAGTTCGTGGATCGGGATGTTGACCGCCCCGGCAATCGCTGCACCCTCGTACTCGTCGGCGCGGCGCACGTCGAGTACGACGACGTCGCGGTGGTGACGCACCTGCGCCAAATCGGCGAAGGTGGCGGTGGGGAAGCTACCGAGGTCGCCGTCGCTCCAGTTTTGTGGTCCTCCGGTGGCCTGGGCTGCGGGCCGGTCGATGCCGATCCGGACCAGCTCGCGCTGGGCGGTGGCTACGTCCTCGGCGGTCTCGCCGAGCAGGGTCACGGCGGTGCCCCATTCGATCAGCCAGCCCAGGTAGGTCGAGAAGGCACCGTCGAGGCCGAAGTTGAAGGTGCCGGGGGCGTGCCCGGCGGCGAAGGCCTTGCGGTTGCGCAGGTCCACCACCCACTCTCCGGCCTCGATCCGGCGCCGCAGCTCGGTCGCGTCGGCTTCCTGGACAGGGGAGAGGTCGGGCGCGGATGGGCCAGCGGCGTTGGCCGGTGACATGTGGACGTAGTACGCCGGCCAGGCACCGAGGCCGTCGAGGAGCTCGCGGACGTAGGTCTCCTCGTCCTGGGTCAGGACCGGGTTCGAGCGCTTCTCCTTCCCGATGGTCGAGGCGGTGGCGTCGGACTGGGTGGCCGAGCAGAAGGACCCGAACCCATGGGTCGGGTAGACCTCGGCCTCGTCGGGAAGCTCGGCTGCGAGCTTGTGCGCGGAGGCGTGCTGGTGGCGTACCAGCGCGTCGGTGTGCTCCTCGCCGAGCAGGTCGGGTCGGCCGGTGGCGCCGTAGAGCAGCGAGCCGCCGGTGAACACGGCGTACGGCTCCTCGCCGTCGGGGCCGTCGACCGAGAGCGCGTAGGAGAGGTGGGTGAAGGTGTGGCCGGGGGTGGCGATCGCGCGGACGCGCATGCGGTCGCCGACCTCGACGACCTCGCCGTCGGCGATCGGGGTGCGGTCGAAGGACACGTCGTCCTCGCCGTTGACCAGGTAGGCCGCTCCGGTTGTCTGCGCGAGCGCCAGGCCACCGGTGACGTAGTCGTTGTGGATGTGGGTCTCAAAGACGTGGGTCAATCGGACCCCGTCGGCCTCGAGCACCTCCAGCACCCGGTCGATGTCGCGCTGCGGGTCGATCACGAGGGCGACTTCACCGTCGTGGACCACGTAGGTGCGGTCGCCGAGGGACGGCGTCTCCAGGGTCCGGACGGTCAGCCCGTCGGCTGGCCGCTGCTGCGCCTCCTCGGTCGCCGAGGCCGGCGCGGGTGTCTCGGTGGTGGTGTCGTCAGTCATATGTTCGCCTCACTTCTCGATCGGTCGCCCGGAGCGGATCCAGGCTCTGGTGCCACCGGCGACATTCATCGCGTCGAAGCCGTTGGCGGTCAGGACGTCGGCCATCGCGCTGCTGCGATTGCCCGAGGCGCACACCACGTGCACCGGTCGGTTCGGGTCAATCTCGCCCAGGCGGGCGGTCAGCTGGCCCATCGGGATGTTGGTCGCACCGGGCACGTGGCCCTCGCGGAACTCCGCAGGCTCGCGGACGTCGATGACAGGCGCGCCCTGATCGAGCGCTGCAGCGAGCTGGTCGACGGTGGTCTCACACATGGAGGGACTCCTTCACTGGCTGATCGAACCTGGTTACAACACAACCCCCGGGGGGGTTCGAGACACAAGTTAGCATAACCCCCGGGGGGGTTGTACAGTTGGCGGACGAGGCCCCCGGAAGGGCCACCAAGGACCAACGAAAGGCAGGACGATGGCCGACTACACGCTCGCGATCACCACGGAGCGCACCTACGAGGAGACGGTGGCTGCCGTGCGCGAGCAGCTCGCCGAGGCAGGCTTCGGCGTGCTCACCGAGATCGACCTGAAGTCGACCCTCAAGACCAAGCTCGACGTCGACGTCGCCCCCCAGGTCATCCTCGGCGCCTGCCGCCCGCAGCTCGCCCACCAGGCACTGCAGGTTGAGCCGTCCATCGCGGCGCTGCTGCCGTGCAACGTCGTCGTCCGCTCGGTGGGAGAGAAGGCCACGGTTGTCGAGGCCTTCGACCCGGCGATGATGACGTCGTTCGTCGCCGAGCCGAGCGAAGCGCTGCGTGCCGTCTCCGAGGACGCACGGGCGCGACTCCTTACGGCGCTGTCGGCCGTCGCCGCTGGCCCTATTGCTTCTACCCAGAACGGAGGGCAGGCCTGATGGACCTCGAGCCCACCGAGATCAAGGCGATCATCACCCGTATGAAGCGCGCCAACGGCCACCTCGCCCACGTGATCCGCATGATGGAGGAAGGCTCCGATTGCGAGTCTGTCCTTACCCAACTCGCCGCGGTCAACAAGGCCCTCTCCCGTGCTGGCTACGCCATCGTTGCCACCGGGCTGCAGCACTGCCTCGCCGAGTCCAACGAGGGTCTCGACGGCGTGGACGTCAAGAAGATGGAGAAGCTCTTCCTCGCCCTGGCCTGAGGCGGTCCATCCGCGGAGCTCACGACCCGGTGCCGGTGTTCTTCTTCGTCATGATCTTCGCGATCGCGATGGACTACACCGTCTTCCTGCTCGCCCCCGGCAAGGAGCACTACGAGCGGTACGGGAACCCGACGGATGCCATCGTCGGTTCCCTGGCCCATCCCGAGCGCGTGATCTTCGCCGCCGGTGCCGTCATGGTCGCGGTGATCTTCACCTTCGCACCGGCTGAACCCACACCTCGTCGCACCACCGACCCTCGAGAACAGGAGCACACCATGCGCCTTGCCACGACATGCCGCACCTGCGGCAGGTCCACCTGGACAGGCTGCGGCCAACACGCCAACCAGGTGCGGACCTCCTCCCCAGACCAGTGGTGGCCCCGCCACCCACAACCGGACCGGAAGGCCAGCTGGCTCACTCGCGTCCTCAATGGGTGAGCGGAGATGACCAAACGTCTTATGGAGCACGCCGATCCGGACGGAGTGACACTTTGGCGCCCCGGCCGACGCGCCCCGCACCTACCGTCTATCGGGGCGGCCATCCCGTCGCGCCGGCTCGCGGCTCGGCGCACAGAGTTCGGTCGTCACTGGCGCCGTCGGATGCAGGCAAAGACGCGCCGAGACCCGAACCCGGGGCCCTTTCAACGCGCCCGCCGGCCAAGAAGCCCGTCCGTCCCACCCTCGGACGATCAGGGCCAGGACCATGCCCGAGTGGGACCGCTGCGGTCGTCGCCCGCGAATCGCAACTCGGGTTCATCGACTGCACCCGCCGGTCGGCCGGCGCCAAGCAGCAGAAGCGGCCGTCAACTATCCAGCGGGACGAACACAACACACAAGAAGGGTTCCGATGATTGAGCCACTCAACGTTTTCACCGCCGCCGCGCCGGGCGGCCTTGTCTCGGTGGGTCCCGGCTGGCGGAGCCCAACCGCCTGGGCGATAGCCGGCCTCGCGATCGCCGTGCTCGCTTTGATCGCTAGATGGGCCACCGGCCGCCGGCGCCGAAGGGTAGACGCGCATGTCCCGACCCCAGGAGTCGGGGGACTGCCACATTGGCGGGCAACGACACAACGAGGTCTGACACAGACAGAGAAGCCAGAGAAGGAGCGATCATGATGGGTTCTGGCATGGGCTGGGGATGGATGTTCGGACCACTGGTCATGGTCGGGGTGGTGTTGTTGATCGTCCTCGCCGTGCGCGCCATCGGTGGAGGCGTGTCGCCTCGCTCCTCGGCCCCGGGAACGCCGACGGATGCGCCACCTGGTCCAGGCCGAGCCCGGGAGGTGCTCGATGAGCGCTACGCCCGCGGCGAACTGACTACCGAGGAGTACCAAGAACGGCTACGCGCGCTGGGGGAAGGCCGGTAGTGCGGCCCATCACCCGCCGCCACGCCCTCCAGCTGGGCGGCCTCGGCGTCGCCAGCCTCGCGATCGGAACCACAGGCTTGGTGTGGCAGCGCGGCTCACGCCTGGTCCCAGTGACGGGTTCGGACCTGACCGAGCCGGAAGCGCTCCGCAGCCGCGGCGGCCTCCTACAGGTGCGGCTGGAGGCAGCCCAGGGCCAGATCGCTGTGGCCGGCCGCGAGGCAACGGTGTACGGCTACAACGGGAGTCTGCCGGGGCCCACACTGCGACTGCGTCCGGGGGACCGGCTGCAGGCGCGGTTGGTCAACCGGCTCGACACGGCGACCAACCTGCATGTCCACGGACTGCATGTCTCCCCGCAGGGCAACAGCGACAACGTCTTCATCAGCGTCGAGCCCGGCGAGTCCTTCGACTACAACTACCAGCTGCCCGAGGACCACCCGCCCGGGGTGTACTGGTACCACCCCCACCACCACGGCATGGTCGCCGACCAGGTCTTCCGAGGCCTCTACGGCGCAATCATCGTCGAGGACCCCGACCCCATCGCCGTCACCCGCGAACGTGTGCTCGTGATCTCCGACATCACCCTCGACAGGGACGGTCAGGTCGTGCAGCCGTCCACGATGAGCCGCATGGCGGGCAGGGAAGGCGACCTGGTCCTAGTCAACGGACACGCGACGCCGAGACTGAGCGCCCGCCCGGGTGAGCGGGAACGCTGGCGCATCATCAACGCCTGTTCCGCCCGCTACCTGCGCCTGCGGCTGGACGGTCAGGACTGCGAACTCCTCGGCATCGACTCCGGCCGATTTCCCGAGCCTCGACCGGTCGACGAGCTCGCGCTGGCCCCCGGCAACCGAGCTGACCTTCTCGTGTCAACCCGTGCCGGGTCAGCATCGTGGGAGACCGGGGCTGTCGACCGCGGTGGGATGGGCATGATGAGCTCCCTCGGCGACCTGTCCGGCGGTGTCGGGGCACTGGCGACACTCCGGGTGGAGGGCGACACCGCGCCCGCGTTGCCTGCGGTTCCGGTTCAACCGACGCCGGAGGACCTGCGCGCCGTCGAGCCCGCAAGGCGGCGACGGATCACCTTCGCCATGGGCATGGGCATGGGCATGGGCGGCGACATGAGCGGCGGCATGGGCATGGGCGGCGGTGGGGGAGAGGCTATGGGGATGAGCTTCACCGTCGACGGCAAGGAGTTCGACGCCCAACGGATCGACCAGACCGTCCAGCAGGGCACGGTCGAGGAATGGACGCTCGTCAACGACTCGCCGATGGATCACCCCATCCACCTCCACGTGTGGCCCATGCAGATCACCGCTGAGGCTGGTCAGCCCGTCCGAGGGGTGTTCCGGCAAGACGTAGTCAACGTGCCACCTCGCAGCGAGGTGACCGTGCGGGTGTCCTTCGACAACTACACCGGACGAACGGTCTACCACTGTCACATCCTCGACCACGAGGACAACGGCATGATGGCGGTCGTGGAGTCTGTGCCGTCAGCGTGAGCCGTGCCCGACGTCCTTGAGGTGCGGACGTCATTGAGGCGACACAACCCCTCAAAAGGACCGGTTGCTAGTTCGCCATCGGCCAGCACTTCTCGCGATGAGGTCGGGTTGTCGGGTCGATCCCCGAGCGACGACGAGGGATTCATCACCTTTCGGTCAACAGCTGTCGCCCCTCGGCCCGCCATGCTTCCATGCCCCCTGACAGCTCGGTGATGCGTGTGAAACCAAGTTCGCGAAGCGTAGACACGGCTTCGGTGGGTCAAGTCCCGGGTAGTGGTGTAGCGCTGCGTTCTCCTTCGTGGTGGCTCAGGCGGTCAGGGCGGGGAGGTTATCGGCTCCGATCTCGGGTTCGGTGGTGGGGATGATGTTGACCCGGCAGCGGGCGAGGACCTCGAGTCCGAGGTAGCGGCGGCCTTCGGCCCATTCGTCGGTCTGCTCGGCCAGCACGGCTCCGACGAGTCGGATGATGGCGTCGCGGGTGGGGAAGATGCCCACGGAGTCGGTGCGGCGGCGGATCTCGCGGTTGAGGCGTTCGGCGGGGTTGTTGGACCAGATCTGGGTCCACACGTCCTTGGGGAAGCCGGTGAAGGCCAGGATGTCCGCGCGGGCGGTGTCGAGGTGGTCGTGGACCTCGGGGAGCTTGCCGTCGACGTAGTCCAGGAGCCGGTCGAACTGGGCATGGACCGCGGGCCGGTCGGGTTGGTCGTAGACCGAGTGCAGCATCGCCTTGACCGCGGGCCACATGGTCTTGGGCGTCACCGACATCAGGTTCGCGGCGTAGTGGGTGCGGCAGCGCTGCCAGGAGGCTCCAGGCAGGTTCGCCGCGATCGCTTCGACCAGGCCGGCGTGGGCATCTGAGGTGACCAGACGGACCCCGGTCAGGCCGCGGGCGACGAGGTCGGCGAAGAACTCGTTCCAGACCGGGCCGGTCTCAGCGGTGGCCACGCGCATGCCGAGGACCTCGCGGTGTCCGTCGCCGTTGACACCGGTGGCGAGCAGCACCACCGCGTTGATCACCCGGCCGCCCTCGCGCAGCTTCATCGTCAACGCGTCGGCGGCCACGAACGTGAACGGACCGGCGTCGTTGAGGGGTCGGTGCCGGAACTGCTCGACGTGCTCGTCGAGCTCGGCCGCCATCCGGGAGACCTGGGACTTGCTCAGCGAGTCGATGCCCAGGGTCTTGACCAGCTTGTCCATCCGCCGCGTGGACACGCCGGCGAGGTAGCAGTCGGCCACGACGGTGATCAGCGCGGCCTCGGAGCGCTTGCGGCGCTCGAGCAGCCACTCGGGGAAGTAGGTGCCCTTGCGGAGCTTGGGGATCGCGACGTCGATGGTGCCGACCCGGGTGTCTAGGTCGCGGTGGCGGTAGCCGTTGCGCTGCGTCGTCCGGCCGGGTGTGGGTCGGCCGTATTCGGCGCCGACCACCGCATCGGCATCGGCGCACAGCAGGGCGTTGATCATCGTCTGCAGCAGATCGCGCATCAGATCGGGCGAGGCTTCGGCGAGTGCTTCGCCAAGCAGGCCGGCAGGGTCGACAATGTGGGGAGCGGTCATCGTGATGGTCCTCGAGGATTCGGTAGAAGGTTGACTCGAAGGATCACGCGGTGGCCGCGCCCGCGCCGACGTACACGCCGGCGACGATCTCGGCGACCGCGCTACACCACTATCGGGGACTCAACTCTTCGGTGCTCATCCGCCCGGTGCGGCAGTAAACAGCCACCATCATGGAACGGTCGGGCAACTCCCCAGCGCGTCGCTCAAGCTGATCGTAGGGAATCGTCGCATCGGTCCCGGGAATGCTCCCTTCATCAGGCGTATGCACGTTGAGCACGAAAGTCGATGTTCTCTCCGCCAGCAACGCAAAATCCGTAGGCCCAACGCTCCGGTA encodes:
- a CDS encoding metal-sensitive transcriptional regulator gives rise to the protein MDLEPTEIKAIITRMKRANGHLAHVIRMMEEGSDCESVLTQLAAVNKALSRAGYAIVATGLQHCLAESNEGLDGVDVKKMEKLFLALA
- a CDS encoding MBL fold metallo-hydrolase — translated: MTDDTTTETPAPASATEEAQQRPADGLTVRTLETPSLGDRTYVVHDGEVALVIDPQRDIDRVLEVLEADGVRLTHVFETHIHNDYVTGGLALAQTTGAAYLVNGEDDVSFDRTPIADGEVVEVGDRMRVRAIATPGHTFTHLSYALSVDGPDGEEPYAVFTGGSLLYGATGRPDLLGEEHTDALVRHQHASAHKLAAELPDEAEVYPTHGFGSFCSATQSDATASTIGKEKRSNPVLTQDEETYVRELLDGLGAWPAYYVHMSPANAAGPSAPDLSPVQEADATELRRRIEAGEWVVDLRNRKAFAAGHAPGTFNFGLDGAFSTYLGWLIEWGTAVTLLGETAEDVATAQRELVRIGIDRPAAQATGGPQNWSDGDLGSFPTATFADLAQVRHHRDVVVLDVRRADEYEGAAIAGAVNIPIHELPRRVGEVPAGEVWVHCASGYRASVAASFVAAAGRTPVAVDDSFENAEKVGLHLVSPEDDSTDTTDGADGPDA
- a CDS encoding MMPL family transporter, encoding MPVFFFVMIFAIAMDYTVFLLAPGKEHYERYGNPTDAIVGSLAHPERVIFAAGAVMVAVIFTFAPAEPTPRRTTDPREQEHTMRLATTCRTCGRSTWTGCGQHANQVRTSSPDQWWPRHPQPDRKASWLTRVLNG
- a CDS encoding multicopper oxidase family protein; this encodes MTGSDLTEPEALRSRGGLLQVRLEAAQGQIAVAGREATVYGYNGSLPGPTLRLRPGDRLQARLVNRLDTATNLHVHGLHVSPQGNSDNVFISVEPGESFDYNYQLPEDHPPGVYWYHPHHHGMVADQVFRGLYGAIIVEDPDPIAVTRERVLVISDITLDRDGQVVQPSTMSRMAGREGDLVLVNGHATPRLSARPGERERWRIINACSARYLRLRLDGQDCELLGIDSGRFPEPRPVDELALAPGNRADLLVSTRAGSASWETGAVDRGGMGMMSSLGDLSGGVGALATLRVEGDTAPALPAVPVQPTPEDLRAVEPARRRRITFAMGMGMGMGGDMSGGMGMGGGGGEAMGMSFTVDGKEFDAQRIDQTVQQGTVEEWTLVNDSPMDHPIHLHVWPMQITAEAGQPVRGVFRQDVVNVPPRSEVTVRVSFDNYTGRTVYHCHILDHEDNGMMAVVESVPSA
- a CDS encoding DUF302 domain-containing protein; translation: MADYTLAITTERTYEETVAAVREQLAEAGFGVLTEIDLKSTLKTKLDVDVAPQVILGACRPQLAHQALQVEPSIAALLPCNVVVRSVGEKATVVEAFDPAMMTSFVAEPSEALRAVSEDARARLLTALSAVAAGPIASTQNGGQA
- a CDS encoding IS256 family transposase, with the protein product MTAPHIVDPAGLLGEALAEASPDLMRDLLQTMINALLCADADAVVGAEYGRPTPGRTTQRNGYRHRDLDTRVGTIDVAIPKLRKGTYFPEWLLERRKRSEAALITVVADCYLAGVSTRRMDKLVKTLGIDSLSKSQVSRMAAELDEHVEQFRHRPLNDAGPFTFVAADALTMKLREGGRVINAVVLLATGVNGDGHREVLGMRVATAETGPVWNEFFADLVARGLTGVRLVTSDAHAGLVEAIAANLPGASWQRCRTHYAANLMSVTPKTMWPAVKAMLHSVYDQPDRPAVHAQFDRLLDYVDGKLPEVHDHLDTARADILAFTGFPKDVWTQIWSNNPAERLNREIRRRTDSVGIFPTRDAIIRLVGAVLAEQTDEWAEGRRYLGLEVLARCRVNIIPTTEPEIGADNLPALTA
- a CDS encoding sulfite exporter TauE/SafE family protein, with protein sequence MTLLLAVAAGALIGLSLGALGGGGSILAVPVLVYLLDQSASQATTGSLVVVGVTSLIGAIAAHRAGNVLLGRGLVFGLVAIGGAVAGAEASDRVSEEVLLAAFAALMLLVGGTLAWRQLRHRRGDDARHAARPTLDDPIITFSPTFACQCPRALKVLLTATVVGALTGFLGVGGGFLVVPALLLALALPMEYAAGTSLVVITITSAAALAVRAGAGATPDWTSVAVLTATSAAAAVAGARLADRVGTHRLQAAFAVLVLGVAVYTAARAVPALL
- a CDS encoding rhodanese-like domain-containing protein, whose product is MCETTVDQLAAALDQGAPVIDVREPAEFREGHVPGATNIPMGQLTARLGEIDPNRPVHVVCASGNRSSAMADVLTANGFDAMNVAGGTRAWIRSGRPIEK
- a CDS encoding SHOCT domain-containing protein: MVGVVLLIVLAVRAIGGGVSPRSSAPGTPTDAPPGPGRAREVLDERYARGELTTEEYQERLRALGEGR